From Ancylobacter pratisalsi, one genomic window encodes:
- a CDS encoding RNA-binding S4 domain-containing protein, with product MATFPTPPTERQRLDQWLWHARCVRSRTSATALVRAGHVRLNGTRITSPGHSIRLEDVVTVALDARVRVLRVTGFTQRRGDAKTAATTYVEIGASNPPGSHAN from the coding sequence TTGGCCACCTTCCCAACGCCGCCAACCGAGCGCCAGCGCCTCGATCAGTGGCTGTGGCACGCGCGTTGCGTGCGCAGTCGCACAAGTGCGACGGCTCTGGTGCGCGCCGGGCACGTGCGGCTGAACGGCACCCGCATCACGTCACCCGGACATTCGATTCGGCTGGAGGACGTGGTAACGGTCGCGCTGGACGCACGCGTGCGCGTGCTGCGCGTGACGGGCTTCACCCAACGACGCGGGGATGCGAAAACCGCCGCGACCACCTATGTGGAGATCGGCGCCAGCAATCCGCCGGGCAGCCATGCGAACTGA